GTGTCTTGCAGCAACGTCGCCGTTCCATCAGCAGACATAACCATACTTCCTATACCAGGAACGATGAATTGTTGAATAGTAGGGAAATTTTGAACCATACCAGCAGCTccgtttaataaattcactGGTTGCAGGAGATTTATTTGCTGAGCTGGTTGAGGATTCGTGATAATTTGTTGAGCATTGAACTGAGCCGATGTTGCACCGGCCTGACCATTCATTACCAATTGAGCTGGTGCTCCACCCTTGCCAGGAACAATTGTCAACGCCTGCAGCATCGGACCGCCTATGCTCTGAGTCTGGAAGTTCTGCTGCGCAAAGTTGGACTGCGACTGCATCAGCATGCCAGCATTTTGTTGAGACGAAGCGATATGCAACATCGAGGCCACTGTCTGCGGATTCGTCTTTCGTTTTTTGTACGCTTTCTTTTTGCTCATCGCTGATTCGGGCGATAGCAACGCCGGTTGCCGATTTACCATCCCTTGATTCGCACTGACGTTTCTCGTAACGTCCTGATTCGCATCTAAGATTGACTGAGCATTTTGTATCACGTTTCCAGTCGCGACAGTTAGATGCGGTATTTGAACGTTCTGGCCTATACTGTCCATCGTCATGACACTAGGTTGTATAAGTACAGGAGTCTGAATAGTGTTGACGAGCACCGTGGGCTGTCCAATAACTTGCTGAGCTACGCCCACCGCAGGAATAACCTGGCTGACAGCTCCTGTCACACTGGTGACCATAGGTGACACTGACAATGGTGGCATCGAATTAGAGTTGGAAATGATTTTTGGAGGAGGTGGTGCCATTACACCGTTGATTCCTGAACCCGTGCTAGCCATTATAAGTTGACCACCATTAGACACTAAAATATGACCAGGAGGTAAAGTCGATCCAGCAGGATGTTTTAATATTCCGCCTGACGTAAGAACATTATGAACTTGAACATTGGACTGGGGATGCTGTTGGGTTggttgttgctgctgttgctgaCTTTGAGGTTGTACTGGTGAATTGGTACTGGCCTGAGGTACTTGTATACTACTAACGACGCTTTGAACCATCTCCAATGGCGATTTCGACACACTTATCGCTATCGACGATTGACTATTCGGAAGAGAGGACGTCGTAGTAACAACAGTGGTTGGTACATTCGTTAAGGTTGTCGAAGACGCTGGATGTTGTGATTTATTCGAGAGTATGTCTGGTATAGCGGGATTTGGTATTCCAGAAGGTGTATTTATCGAAACCGTAGCGGTATTCGCTCTTCCAGCTAGCACAGATGTGATGGTGTTACTGCTAACCGTATGGCCGCTTGCCATTGTGGTTATTACCGATGACGTGCCAGCAAAGTGATTCATCGGTACTCTCGAAACTGCATTCACAGTATGAGGATGTGGCTGGTAACCATCCAAAGACGACTGTCTCGTGGTTTGCCTTTTTGTTATTTGAGACGTCATGCTGTCTGAACCGGAGGTGGATGATTGCGACGATGGCGTACTAGAAGGAACTACGTTTGAACTCGTTGTAGCAGAGCAAGGCGTTTCCGCGCGTTGCTCTGGCGCAACACTACCCATCGAAGACTGTGAGGGTTGTTGAGCCTGAGGCGTTAAAGGTTGAGATGGCACCTGACCAGACGTAGAATGCGAATGAGGTGTTGGCGGTTGCGAGTAACTATGTGGCGTCGACGGCTGCGACGAAATGAGACTTTGAGGCGTTGCCGGCTGTGATATTCCAGGTGTCGACGAGGCTGGCGTGTCTGAATTCGCTGGACTGTTCGTACCAATCGGAGATCCATGACTGGTACTCACAGTACCACCCTGGATCGGTCTTGAATCAGCTTGCTGCTGATTGTTCTGATACTGTTCTCCAAACGTGGACGATGTAACAGGATCCTCGCGTTGATCAGAATGCATCAGGTACTGACGTTGCATTTGTTGTTTATATTGATCCTGCACATAAGATTGAGTATCAGCACTGGTAACACAACCTTGGCAAGGACTATTCTCCGAATCTGTTCCTCCACTGCTCGAAGTGGGAGTCATGCTACTGTGTACAACAACGGGCGAGGTTGCGTGATTTTTCACAGAATTAAACGTCGATGTGCTCGTGGGGCTGGCGCCGGAAGAAGGCTTTGGTTGTGGAAGATAAGTGTTATTAGGCAAATGCGAACCATGGCTCGTTTGCGGTGTTTTCGAATTATTGACAATTCCCACTTGAGAGCTACTAACACCGGTTTGCCTTGATATCGTGCTATTCAACAAAGCAGTCTGTTGCGCAAGGTAACCGCTGGGGTCTTCCAAAAACGACGGGCCGCTGCTATTGACGGTGGAACCAATTTGATTACTATTCTGTTGATTTTTCTCGTTGAATTCATCTATTGGACTCGAAGCTGATTGATCAAGGCTATTATTTCGAACATCTGTAACGCTATGCTGGCGCTGTTTCTTCACCATTACTTTACTGGGTTTGGCCTTCTTGCGCGCAACTTCATCGGTCCAAGTGGATGCTTGTGGAATGTGGTGATGTAGAGGTGGAACACGATCGAAAGAGTTACATGTGATGTTCTGGACTGTGACGAGAGAAGGCTGATGAGAACCCGAAGCTGACCGATTTTGTTGCCAAGGTGGCGTTCTCGAATTGAAATGCACGTTACCGGGTTGCCCGTTTGGTCCCATTCCAGACTGCGTTTCAACAGCATGATTGGTATTCGGGCTCCTTCCCGCTACATTAGATAAAGCGTATTGTTGCTGATGTTTAACATCTACGATAGCTCCTTTCGAAGCATCGAAATTTCTCACAGGATATTGAACCTGATTCGGGGCGTACATTCGTTGCATATTTTCGTGGGAATTATTCGATAAGTTCCCATTTTGTACGACATGGTGCCGTTGTACAGCGTGATTGTGCAACAGaagttgctgctgctgctgctgctgttgttgttgctgctgctgctgttgttgttgttgttgttgctgctgctgctgctgctgttgaaTTTGTTTCGCATTCAAATCTTCATCCGTCACAGAAGGAGTACGATTATGTCTGTTCTGCATATCAGCAGTATTCATCACGGGACCAATTGTTTGTTGTTGCATTACGTCTAACGAATGATGATTCAACTGTTGATTAGGATACTGAGGTTGCACGCACACCTGAGATACTTGTTGTTGATGCTgatgctgctgttgctgctgaaGTTGTTGTATTTGCATTTGAAATTGATCCGCTGGTTGTGCCTGCATTACGTGTTGATTGGGTTGATGCTGTTGCGT
This genomic window from Bombus pyrosoma isolate SC7728 linkage group LG4, ASM1482585v1, whole genome shotgun sequence contains:
- the LOC122567059 gene encoding mucin-17-like isoform X4, whose protein sequence is MNCVYVASRPWSPDQGKTREMTKLCNHKRKLLLPTTAAGSPVASCTPTVSSSPALSTGPVATAIHVNADSPTSPDKARKDGLNKKKKRKIGGLGNIFSGVSVSQLMAQRERAIVAASGVQGSPVPNGSQVWPIAIPNLQVQQSNQQICHQTLNSPSQTQDINGCVTRNPQQRLGQHNMSGMLMGNSLIMNQQGANFNNMTQQQQQLLQQQHQQLILQQQQQQQQQQQQLMQQHISQQQQQQQQQQQLLPHHQQMQHMQILQQHEQQHQNTVVNQLTQQQAPHYLNQLNQQPLHIMQQQDHLNQQQQQQQQQLHMQQMQKHKMQQQQQQQQHLTQEVDQQSGNYNPQHSSENYVHHMQSSQVTAQSTLHPQLHQIHQHQLQQQTQQHQPNQHVMQAQPADQFQMQIQQLQQQQQHQHQQQVSQVCVQPQYPNQQLNHHSLDVMQQQTIGPVMNTADMQNRHNRTPSVTDEDLNAKQIQQQQQQQQQQQQQQQQQQQQQQQQQQQLLLHNHAVQRHHVVQNGNLSNNSHENMQRMYAPNQVQYPVRNFDASKGAIVDVKHQQQYALSNVAGRSPNTNHAVETQSGMGPNGQPGNVHFNSRTPPWQQNRSASGSHQPSLVTVQNITCNSFDRVPPLHHHIPQASTWTDEVARKKAKPSKVMVKKQRQHSVTDVRNNSLDQSASSPIDEFNEKNQQNSNQIGSTVNSSGPSFLEDPSGYLAQQTALLNSTISRQTGVSSSQVGIVNNSKTPQTSHGSHLPNNTYLPQPKPSSGASPTSTSTFNSVKNHATSPVVVHSSMTPTSSSGGTDSENSPCQGCVTSADTQSYVQDQYKQQMQRQYLMHSDQREDPVTSSTFGEQYQNNQQQADSRPIQGGTVSTSHGSPIGTNSPANSDTPASSTPGISQPATPQSLISSQPSTPHSYSQPPTPHSHSTSGQVPSQPLTPQAQQPSQSSMGSVAPEQRAETPCSATTSSNVVPSSTPSSQSSTSGSDSMTSQITKRQTTRQSSLDGYQPHPHTVNAVSRVPMNHFAGTSSVITTMASGHTVSSNTITSVLAGRANTATVSINTPSGIPNPAIPDILSNKSQHPASSTTLTNVPTTVVTTTSSLPNSQSSIAISVSKSPLEMVQSVVSSIQVPQASTNSPVQPQSQQQQQQPTQQHPQSNVQVHNVLTSGGILKHPAGSTLPPGHILVSNGGQLIMASTGSGINGVMAPPPPKIISNSNSMPPLSVSPMVTSVTGAVSQVIPAVGVAQQVIGQPTVLVNTIQTPVLIQPSVMTMDSIGQNVQIPHLTVATGNVIQNAQSILDANQDVTRNVSANQGMVNRQPALLSPESAMSKKKAYKKRKTNPQTVASMLHIASSQQNAGMLMQSQSNFAQQNFQTQSIGGPMLQALTIVPGKGGAPAQLVMNGQAGATSAQFNAQQIITNPQPAQQINLLQPVNLLNGAAGMVQNFPTIQQFIVPGIGSMVMSADGTATLLQDTGNIGMQLQIQNVNGQNVLTPVQSHSGIFNPSQSILAAGPAGMVIRTPQATGGKIIQQHSPGAQFLSPNSGQFLVNGTTSFGNQLSPIVANVSPNQQVTFNASQVRPTNMQGQQEFIQMNGQTLMVPCGTAQNIAVSSAPNQQNTTFVQQNTTIVQQQTTMVSNNQIPNFQAAASNGTTVDPSLNIDHNQSYILSSGMIQGKAPTSPKSSVNSPSSEQNVEQQQYVLASSSTTVVEKTAQQSDQHSPLMARHSVSTQTAGNQANMAQSAMMRQGSPPDTTTHSPGNSQRSNSPAVDTTTHGAASPAPPITARHHSSSTPMVHCVSSSEPDSGDVPVASEDWRIQGITTKEITLSQPGLHGKTYVESTVTTGIQIYTSETLKQAEGVVSTVRCEGREHALGRGIKRKLDSIHSMHSTLHEDQDVTEAKSEEKSQRKLEVGELVWGAARGSPAWPGKVESLGPPGTMTVWVRWYGGGGGRSQVEVKALKSLSEGLEAHHRARKKFRKSRKLNMQLENAIQEAMAELDKVTESSKDQKITGRSCKVTGSRGPENGGASKQEGKRSSKKSIGSLNPVTAEQKECR